In Acidobacteriota bacterium, a genomic segment contains:
- a CDS encoding HlyC/CorC family transporter, protein MLVAIIIALVILSALLALASYVERLYAEKGKILSREFEENIEAYELRVETKLGVSSARAALSMQLLSQLFTAAIALILGYATFMAGRWTWGEIAQAAISIVLIIVIFNRLIPYLLFIRTRGDWLAKFIPVLKLLIWLALPLTILLGFSMSVASLAEPQETGEQEHPSEAVDALLEAGTEEGILEESDRELIQSVVEFGDKIVREIMTARPDMLAVPASTTIEQLTELLQKKPHSRIPIYDPDLDHIQGIVFAQDLLQIRDEDARTQIVAKLMRPLPFVPEMKKVSELLREMQREKIQMAIVIDEYGGVAGLVTLEDMLEEIVGDIGSEHERRPQIVRESESSYVLPGATDLDMLEELFDYRPSDVEATTVAGLISEIAGRIPQPGEYVEHNRLRFDVLESTDRRIERVRVSKLVAEPEPQKSGAA, encoded by the coding sequence ATGCTCGTAGCCATCATCATCGCCCTCGTGATCCTCTCCGCCCTGCTGGCGCTGGCTTCCTACGTGGAGCGCCTCTATGCCGAAAAGGGAAAGATTCTCTCGCGCGAATTTGAAGAAAACATCGAGGCATACGAGCTGCGGGTTGAGACGAAACTGGGAGTAAGCTCGGCGCGGGCGGCGTTGTCGATGCAACTGCTCTCCCAGCTCTTCACCGCTGCGATTGCATTGATCCTCGGCTACGCCACTTTCATGGCAGGCCGCTGGACGTGGGGGGAGATCGCTCAGGCGGCGATTTCCATTGTCCTGATCATCGTTATCTTTAATCGCCTGATCCCATATTTGCTGTTCATCCGCACTCGTGGAGACTGGCTGGCAAAGTTTATTCCTGTTCTGAAACTGCTGATCTGGCTGGCGCTGCCGCTCACGATCCTTCTAGGCTTCAGCATGTCGGTAGCATCGCTGGCAGAGCCGCAGGAAACCGGGGAGCAGGAGCATCCCTCCGAGGCTGTGGATGCCTTGCTGGAAGCGGGCACAGAAGAGGGCATTCTCGAAGAGAGCGACCGCGAGCTGATTCAATCGGTAGTCGAGTTCGGCGACAAGATCGTGCGCGAGATCATGACTGCCCGCCCTGACATGCTCGCCGTCCCTGCCAGCACGACCATCGAGCAGCTCACCGAATTGCTGCAGAAGAAGCCGCATTCGCGCATCCCTATCTACGACCCTGATCTCGACCACATCCAGGGCATAGTCTTCGCCCAGGACCTGCTGCAGATTCGCGACGAAGACGCCCGCACCCAGATAGTCGCGAAACTCATGCGTCCCCTGCCCTTCGTTCCCGAAATGAAAAAGGTGAGCGAGCTGCTGCGCGAAATGCAGCGCGAGAAGATCCAGATGGCAATCGTGATCGATGAATACGGCGGCGTAGCCGGCCTGGTCACGCTGGAAGATATGCTCGAGGAGATCGTTGGGGACATCGGCAGCGAGCACGAGCGCCGTCCGCAGATCGTGCGCGAGAGCGAGAGCTCCTATGTCCTACCGGGCGCAACCGATCTCGACATGCTCGAGGAGCTGTTCGATTACCGCCCGAGCGATGTTGAGGCTACAACCGTGGCCGGGCTGATAAGCGAAATCGCCGGCCGAATCCCGCAACCGGGCGAATACGTCGAACACAACCGCCTGCGCTTCGACGTGCTCGAATCCACCGACCGTCGTATAGAACGCGTCCGCGTAAGCAAACTCGTAGCAGAGCCCGAGCCTCAGAAATCGGGAGCCGCGTAG
- the ybeY gene encoding rRNA maturation RNase YbeY has translation MRDPDHPGSSSQIKGTGLQRFLLAAQRAVGISGEVNVLITSDAEMRRLNQEFRGKDKPTDVLSFPAAQNRKFKLAGDIAISREIARSNAKALGHSLETECKILLLHGLLHLAGYDHESDKGKMAALEQKLRAKLKLPTGLIERINHSPASVSSVPSVFKSPGQVRPTLRRVRCS, from the coding sequence ATGCGCGACCCAGACCATCCCGGCAGTAGCTCCCAAATCAAAGGCACAGGTCTGCAGCGTTTCCTGCTCGCCGCCCAGCGAGCGGTGGGAATTTCCGGAGAGGTGAACGTCCTCATCACATCCGACGCCGAGATGCGCCGCCTGAATCAGGAGTTCCGCGGCAAAGATAAGCCGACCGATGTGTTGTCATTTCCAGCGGCCCAGAATAGGAAATTTAAGCTGGCCGGCGATATTGCGATTTCCAGGGAAATCGCCCGAAGCAACGCGAAGGCGCTGGGGCACTCGCTGGAAACTGAATGTAAGATCCTTTTGCTCCATGGTCTGCTCCATCTGGCAGGCTACGATCATGAGTCGGATAAGGGTAAAATGGCCGCGCTGGAACAAAAACTGCGCGCCAAATTGAAATTGCCGACAGGACTGATCGAGAGAATCAATCATTCACCAGCCTCTGTGTCCTCCGTGCCCTCGGTGTTCAAATCCCCCGGACAAGTGCGCCCGACCTTGAGGAGAGTGCGATGCTCGTAG
- a CDS encoding 30S ribosomal protein S20: MANHFSALKRARQTEKRTLVNRANKSRLRTALRGLREAIAKGDAKAAQSSFGATVSVIDKAVQKGTIHKNTASRYKSRLSARLKTVAAK, translated from the coding sequence ATGGCAAACCATTTTTCCGCGCTGAAACGCGCTCGTCAGACCGAAAAACGTACGCTCGTAAACCGCGCAAACAAGTCCCGACTGCGCACAGCGCTGCGCGGATTGCGCGAGGCAATCGCTAAAGGCGACGCCAAAGCTGCGCAATCGAGCTTCGGAGCGACGGTTTCGGTGATCGATAAGGCCGTCCAGAAGGGCACAATTCACAAAAATACCGCGTCCAGGTACAAATCTCGGCTCAGCGCAAGGCTGAAAACCGTCGCGGCAAAGTAG
- a CDS encoding bifunctional transcriptional activator/DNA repair enzyme protein Ada has protein sequence MSTAAVTQISNPAELWDAVVARNRKFDGALYYGVSTTSIYCRPSCPSRRPKPENVQFFFDPESAERAGFRACLRCKPRELRSSGKLELVRNVCRAVEKNVDSPLPMKQLGAELKMNPGTLDRAFKHSTGITIKQYAEARRLSLFKTALRFRRDVTSAIYEAGYNSSSRVYEHSNERLGMTPAAYVKGGFGMRIRYAIAPYSAGRALLAVTEKGICGVKLGNDPARLVRELEGEYPKAELVHSGGELREWMSNLLRRLEGEVELPELPIDVRATAFQRRVYEELKRIPAGETRTYSQIAKNLGGESGRRAVARACATNNVAVFIPCHRVVRSDGGMGGYRWGLDRKENLLARERAKSEKN, from the coding sequence ATGAGCACCGCAGCCGTGACGCAAATCAGCAATCCAGCCGAACTTTGGGACGCCGTAGTCGCCCGCAACCGCAAATTCGATGGCGCCTTGTACTACGGAGTGAGCACAACAAGCATCTATTGCCGTCCGTCGTGCCCATCGCGGCGCCCAAAACCGGAAAACGTGCAGTTCTTCTTTGATCCTGAAAGCGCCGAGCGCGCCGGATTCCGCGCGTGCCTGCGCTGCAAACCGCGTGAATTACGGAGTTCCGGAAAGCTTGAGTTGGTCCGGAACGTCTGCCGCGCGGTGGAGAAAAATGTGGATTCGCCGCTGCCCATGAAGCAGTTAGGCGCAGAGTTGAAGATGAATCCCGGCACCCTGGATCGCGCTTTCAAGCACAGTACGGGGATCACGATCAAGCAATACGCCGAGGCGCGCCGGCTTTCTTTGTTCAAAACCGCGCTCCGATTCCGCCGGGATGTGACCAGCGCGATCTATGAAGCCGGATACAACTCCAGCAGCAGGGTTTACGAGCATTCCAATGAAAGGCTCGGAATGACGCCTGCAGCCTACGTAAAAGGCGGATTCGGCATGCGAATTCGCTATGCAATCGCACCTTATTCGGCCGGAAGAGCGTTGTTAGCAGTCACGGAAAAGGGCATTTGCGGTGTCAAACTGGGAAATGATCCTGCCCGACTGGTTCGGGAGCTCGAAGGCGAATATCCCAAAGCGGAACTTGTGCACTCGGGCGGCGAACTTCGCGAGTGGATGAGCAACCTTTTGCGCCGTCTGGAAGGGGAAGTTGAGCTCCCCGAGCTGCCGATTGACGTTCGCGCAACTGCTTTCCAAAGACGAGTTTATGAAGAACTCAAGCGAATTCCAGCGGGAGAGACTCGCACTTACTCGCAAATTGCAAAGAATTTGGGCGGGGAATCGGGCCGCAGAGCGGTCGCCAGAGCGTGCGCGACTAACAATGTTGCGGTGTTTATCCCCTGCCATCGCGTAGTCCGCAGCGACGGCGGAATGGGTGGATATCGTTGGGGACTAGACCGAAAAGAGAATTTATTGGCCCGAGAGCGCGCAAAATCCGAAAAAAACTGA
- a CDS encoding excinuclease ABC subunit A: MAITSIRVRGARQHNLKNINVEIPRNTLTVITGLSGSGKSSLAFDTIYAEGQRRYVETLSAYARQFLDQMERPEVDAIDGLSPSIAIEQKTTTRNPRSTVGTITEIYDYLRLLYSSVGVPHCPKCGREISRQSAEQIVQQVMSLKPEERVMLLAPIVRGRKGEFKKELEKLAQQGYTRARIDGELRSLDGGEDGLDEIKLDKRKNHTIEVVVDRLLVKAGIEKRLENSVATAMKLADGLVILAVVDGEERLYSAKMACPECGISVPALEPRSFSFNSIYGACPECHGLGSKYDFDPAKLIVDWSKPLLEGALGPGSGSTYLQRLIEIAAQVYKLDLSIPFEKLPAEQQNLLLYGPPEREAARSGFHGILAFLKQNLEESSSESYREWLLEYMSATTCPVCQGKRLRQESLAVRVNGIGIADFTGMPVSHALQASQKIKLDQRGQIVAGRVLREIAERLQFLNAVGLGYISLDRSAATLSGGEGQRIRLATQIGSKLRGVLYVLDEPSIGLHHRDNNRLIAALESLRDLGNTVLVVEHDEETIRRADYVIDLGPGAGRHGGELVAQGTPEEIERAPESLTGKYISGEVNIGARFEPRQTNGKAITVLGARENNLKSLDVSFPLGVMTVVTGVSGSGKSTLVNDILYRALAKTLYHSREEPGAHKGVAGMESIDKVIRIDQTPIGRTPRSNPATYTGVFTQIRDLYSMLPESRERGYKAGRFSFNVSGGRCEACQGEGQRRIEMNFLPDVYVLCEVCGGKRYNHETLQVRYKGQSIADLLETSIADALPILEDIPQVRQKLQTLVDVGLGYIQLGQSAVTLSGGEAQRIKLARELSKRQTGRTLYLLDEPTTGLHFEDVKKLLDVLHRLTDLGNTIIIIEHNLDVIRNADWIIDLGPEGGEDGGRLVAQGPPQQITRVKKSYTGIALAEYMAHAKWAAYGGSSPRRDRRAENST, translated from the coding sequence ATGGCAATTACCTCGATCCGGGTCCGCGGGGCTCGGCAGCACAACCTGAAAAACATTAACGTCGAGATCCCACGCAATACCCTGACTGTAATTACAGGGCTTAGCGGCTCGGGCAAGTCGTCGCTGGCGTTCGACACCATCTACGCTGAGGGCCAACGGCGATATGTCGAAACGCTATCGGCATACGCGCGCCAGTTCCTCGATCAGATGGAGCGGCCAGAGGTTGACGCCATCGATGGACTCAGCCCATCCATCGCTATTGAGCAGAAGACTACGACCCGTAATCCGCGCTCGACAGTAGGCACAATCACTGAGATTTATGACTATTTGCGCCTGCTTTATTCTTCGGTTGGCGTACCGCATTGCCCGAAATGCGGACGCGAAATCAGCCGGCAATCGGCAGAACAGATTGTGCAGCAGGTGATGTCGCTCAAACCGGAAGAGCGCGTCATGTTACTCGCTCCGATCGTGCGTGGTCGGAAAGGCGAGTTCAAAAAGGAATTGGAGAAGCTGGCGCAGCAAGGCTACACGCGCGCGCGAATCGACGGAGAGCTACGCAGTCTTGATGGCGGCGAAGATGGACTTGACGAGATCAAGCTCGATAAGCGCAAGAACCATACCATTGAGGTTGTAGTCGATCGGCTACTAGTAAAGGCTGGAATCGAGAAGCGGCTGGAGAATTCAGTCGCAACCGCCATGAAGCTCGCCGATGGACTTGTGATTCTGGCGGTTGTCGACGGCGAAGAACGCTTGTACTCCGCCAAAATGGCTTGTCCCGAGTGCGGAATCAGCGTGCCCGCGCTAGAACCACGATCGTTCTCTTTCAACAGCATTTATGGTGCGTGTCCGGAGTGCCACGGGCTTGGCAGCAAATACGATTTCGATCCTGCGAAGCTAATCGTCGATTGGTCAAAGCCTCTGCTTGAAGGCGCACTAGGACCAGGCTCCGGCTCGACCTATCTGCAACGGCTAATTGAAATCGCCGCACAGGTCTACAAACTGGATTTAAGCATTCCGTTTGAGAAGCTGCCCGCGGAGCAGCAGAATCTGCTTCTGTATGGGCCTCCGGAGCGTGAAGCTGCGCGCAGTGGATTCCATGGGATTCTGGCATTCCTGAAGCAGAACCTGGAGGAGTCATCATCGGAAAGCTATCGCGAGTGGCTGCTGGAGTACATGTCTGCCACAACCTGTCCGGTGTGTCAGGGCAAACGCCTGCGTCAGGAGAGCCTTGCAGTGCGCGTGAATGGCATCGGCATCGCTGATTTCACGGGAATGCCGGTATCGCATGCTCTACAAGCATCGCAAAAAATCAAACTCGACCAACGCGGACAGATTGTAGCGGGACGCGTGTTGCGGGAGATCGCTGAGCGCTTGCAATTCCTGAATGCAGTTGGACTGGGATACATCTCGCTCGATCGCTCCGCGGCAACGCTATCAGGTGGAGAAGGCCAGCGCATACGTCTCGCCACTCAGATCGGCTCGAAGCTGCGCGGGGTGCTCTATGTGCTCGACGAGCCGTCGATTGGACTACATCATCGCGATAATAACCGGTTGATTGCTGCGCTGGAATCACTGCGCGACCTCGGCAATACGGTACTCGTGGTTGAACACGATGAAGAAACGATTCGTCGCGCCGACTACGTAATTGATCTTGGTCCCGGTGCCGGACGCCATGGCGGAGAACTGGTCGCACAAGGCACTCCCGAGGAGATAGAGCGCGCACCCGAATCATTAACCGGCAAATACATCTCCGGCGAAGTGAACATAGGTGCTCGCTTCGAACCTCGTCAGACAAATGGCAAGGCCATTACGGTTTTGGGAGCGCGCGAGAACAACCTCAAGAGCCTCGACGTGAGTTTTCCCCTCGGAGTAATGACCGTGGTCACTGGTGTGAGCGGCTCCGGGAAGTCCACGTTGGTGAATGACATTCTGTATCGCGCGCTGGCGAAGACCCTTTACCACTCACGCGAAGAGCCCGGAGCCCATAAGGGTGTTGCGGGAATGGAGAGCATCGATAAGGTCATCCGCATCGACCAGACACCAATTGGGCGAACTCCACGATCGAATCCCGCTACGTACACCGGAGTGTTTACTCAAATTCGCGATCTCTACTCGATGCTACCGGAATCGCGCGAGCGCGGATACAAAGCGGGGCGCTTCTCGTTCAACGTGAGCGGCGGACGTTGCGAGGCCTGCCAGGGAGAAGGCCAGCGCCGCATTGAAATGAATTTCCTGCCGGACGTGTATGTCCTATGCGAGGTCTGTGGTGGGAAGCGCTACAACCACGAGACTCTTCAAGTCCGCTACAAAGGACAGTCAATAGCCGATCTTCTGGAAACATCGATAGCCGATGCCCTGCCGATTCTTGAAGACATTCCGCAAGTTCGCCAGAAGCTCCAAACGCTCGTTGATGTGGGACTTGGCTACATTCAACTCGGACAGTCCGCGGTAACGCTTTCAGGCGGCGAAGCTCAGCGCATAAAGCTGGCGCGGGAGTTGAGCAAACGCCAAACTGGACGCACTCTGTATCTGCTCGACGAGCCTACGACAGGCCTGCACTTCGAAGATGTAAAGAAACTGCTGGATGTGTTGCATCGGCTCACTGATCTGGGCAACACGATCATCATCATCGAGCACAACCTGGATGTAATCCGGAACGCCGATTGGATCATCGACTTGGGTCCGGAGGGCGGAGAAGACGGTGGAAGACTGGTCGCTCAAGGTCCTCCGCAGCAGATAACACGCGTGAAAAAGTCATATACCGGAATCGCGTTGGCAGAGTACATGGCCCATGCGAAGTGGGCGGCCTACGGAGGTTCTTCACCACGGAGAGACAGACGCGCGGAGAACAGCACTTGA
- the pyrE gene encoding orotate phosphoribosyltransferase, translated as MPNSRELLLNMLARKSFQLGEFKLSSGGTSDYYIDCRTTTLDAEGMRLTGRVFYDVIQAKKWRPRAVGGMTLGADPIVAGVALLTAQIVQTRAPARPKPVDVSEFLIHGFLVRKQEKAHGTAQRIEGFHEKGSRVVIVDDVCTTGSSTIQAIEAAREFGFNVVGVACLVEREEAGGRPAVEKAAAGVEFVSIFKAIDVRTAHIAQKATA; from the coding sequence ATGCCCAACTCACGCGAACTTCTGCTGAACATGCTCGCGCGCAAGTCGTTTCAGCTTGGAGAATTCAAGCTTTCTTCAGGTGGAACAAGCGACTATTACATCGATTGCCGCACTACGACACTGGATGCGGAGGGAATGCGCCTCACTGGCCGCGTTTTTTATGACGTGATTCAGGCCAAAAAATGGAGGCCGCGCGCTGTTGGTGGCATGACTCTCGGCGCCGATCCTATTGTTGCCGGCGTAGCACTCCTCACAGCGCAAATTGTACAAACCCGGGCGCCAGCCCGGCCGAAACCGGTGGATGTCTCGGAGTTCCTCATTCATGGCTTCCTCGTTCGCAAGCAGGAGAAAGCGCACGGAACCGCACAACGCATAGAAGGCTTTCACGAAAAGGGCTCTCGCGTGGTGATCGTGGACGACGTGTGTACAACCGGCTCTTCAACGATTCAGGCCATCGAAGCTGCGCGCGAGTTCGGATTCAATGTCGTCGGAGTGGCGTGTCTTGTTGAACGCGAAGAAGCCGGCGGACGTCCGGCAGTAGAAAAGGCCGCAGCGGGAGTTGAGTTTGTCTCTATTTTCAAGGCGATAGACGTGCGAACCGCGCACATTGCGCAAAAGGCCACAGCCTGA
- the mtnA gene encoding S-methyl-5-thioribose-1-phosphate isomerase, which yields MVKTLEWTDAGVRFIDQTRLPTEEIYVTCRTHAEVATAIRDMIVRGAPAIGVAAAMGVALGMRNSKAQSHNALRSELEQICKTLAATRPTAVNLFWGIERMRDRFEELASASIDEVKRALIQEAQEMHAEDIAACRAMGRNGAVLMPASGGVLTHCNAGALATCGYGTALGVIRAAVEAGKKIHVFADETRPFLQGSRLTAWELTKDGIPTTVISDNTAGAMMKQGKIDAVVVGADRIAANGDVANKIGTYTVAVLAKEHGIPFYVAAPWSTIDLATPDGDHIPIEERSAREVTHLAGKQLTPDGIRVENPAFDVTPRRYVTAIITERGIARAPYGESLLALGREAELQATLSH from the coding sequence ATGGTTAAAACCCTCGAGTGGACCGACGCCGGCGTGCGTTTCATCGACCAAACGCGCCTGCCTACTGAAGAGATCTACGTTACCTGTCGCACTCACGCCGAGGTTGCTACTGCGATCCGCGACATGATCGTCCGTGGTGCGCCCGCGATCGGAGTAGCCGCAGCGATGGGTGTTGCGCTCGGCATGCGCAATTCGAAAGCCCAAAGCCACAACGCGCTGCGGTCTGAGTTGGAGCAGATTTGCAAGACGCTGGCCGCAACTCGCCCGACCGCGGTGAATCTCTTTTGGGGAATTGAACGGATGCGGGACCGCTTCGAGGAGCTTGCCTCCGCTTCAATTGATGAAGTCAAGCGCGCACTCATTCAGGAAGCGCAGGAGATGCACGCGGAAGACATTGCGGCGTGCCGAGCCATGGGGCGCAATGGCGCGGTGCTCATGCCGGCTTCGGGCGGTGTGCTTACGCATTGCAATGCGGGCGCACTCGCTACTTGCGGATATGGAACCGCGCTGGGAGTGATTCGCGCCGCCGTGGAAGCGGGTAAAAAGATCCATGTCTTCGCGGACGAGACGCGTCCTTTTCTTCAAGGGTCCCGCCTGACCGCGTGGGAACTTACCAAAGACGGAATCCCTACTACGGTAATTTCCGACAACACGGCAGGTGCCATGATGAAGCAAGGGAAGATCGACGCAGTTGTCGTCGGCGCCGATCGCATCGCCGCAAACGGAGATGTAGCAAACAAGATCGGAACTTATACCGTCGCTGTGCTGGCGAAGGAACACGGAATCCCATTCTATGTCGCTGCGCCATGGTCCACTATTGATCTGGCAACTCCAGATGGAGATCACATTCCAATCGAGGAGCGCTCTGCACGCGAGGTAACGCATCTGGCTGGAAAACAGCTCACTCCAGACGGAATTCGCGTAGAGAACCCCGCGTTCGATGTAACGCCGCGCCGTTATGTCACAGCCATCATCACGGAACGAGGCATCGCAAGGGCGCCTTATGGAGAGTCCCTTCTGGCGTTGGGCCGCGAAGCCGAGCTGCAGGCTACATTGAGTCATTGA
- a CDS encoding protease HtpX translates to MGNNLKTLALLTGMTLLLMFAGDAIGRYLGTQHGMAIGLAVAALGNFISYFFSDKIALAMYGAQPVTREDLPRVYNVVERMTQRVGLPMPKIYVIPNESPNAFATGRNPSHASVAVTKGILTLLDDEELEGVLAHELGHVRNRDILISSVAATLAGGITFLARSAMWAGMFGGYGDRDNRERGGGGFTALLMIILAPIAALLIQMAVSRSREYEADHTGAQTTGNPYALARALQKLDAYSKRMPMVASPSTAHLFIVAPMIGGDTLASLFSTHPPIPKRIERLTGRPADML, encoded by the coding sequence ATGGGAAACAATCTCAAGACGCTGGCATTGCTAACGGGCATGACACTGCTGCTGATGTTTGCCGGAGACGCGATCGGCAGATACCTGGGCACGCAGCATGGAATGGCGATAGGGCTGGCTGTTGCTGCTCTTGGTAATTTCATCAGCTATTTCTTTTCCGACAAGATTGCTCTTGCGATGTACGGGGCGCAGCCTGTAACGCGTGAAGATCTTCCTCGCGTGTACAACGTGGTCGAAAGAATGACTCAGCGAGTCGGCCTGCCCATGCCCAAGATTTACGTGATCCCGAATGAGTCGCCAAATGCTTTCGCTACGGGTCGCAATCCGTCGCATGCTTCAGTTGCCGTGACCAAAGGCATTCTCACTTTGCTCGACGATGAGGAGCTCGAAGGCGTTCTAGCCCATGAACTGGGACACGTTCGCAATCGGGACATTCTCATCAGCTCAGTAGCGGCGACTCTCGCAGGAGGCATCACTTTCCTGGCTCGTTCGGCGATGTGGGCCGGCATGTTCGGAGGTTACGGAGATCGCGATAACCGCGAACGCGGCGGTGGTGGATTTACCGCATTGTTGATGATCATTCTGGCGCCGATAGCAGCTTTACTGATTCAAATGGCAGTGTCACGTTCCCGTGAATACGAAGCCGACCATACCGGAGCCCAAACAACCGGCAATCCGTATGCCTTGGCCCGTGCCCTACAGAAGCTAGACGCCTATTCCAAGAGAATGCCCATGGTGGCATCGCCTTCAACCGCACACTTGTTCATTGTGGCACCGATGATCGGCGGAGACACTTTGGCGAGCCTGTTCTCAACGCATCCCCCGATTCCCAAGCGAATCGAGCGGCTGACCGGTCGTCCAGCTGACATGTTGTGA
- a CDS encoding ATPase yields the protein MPRLLENDVTSLHERARRLEAAIRSVIRGSDEVVRLGLVAVFARGHLLIEGVPGVGKTTLGQTLARSLDCTFQRVQFTSDMLPSDLLGTSVYSAAEERFDFKPGPVFTNVLLADEINRTTPKTQSALLEVMNEGQVTVEGQAREVPQPFLVIATQNPVEHHGTYPLPESQMDRFLMRVQMMYPAAESEREILRAQAGAARLNEVSPVLTGDDVIEMQEQVKKVRVDESLVNYTLEIVNKTRQSEQLSLGVSPRGSLMLYRAAQAMAFIEGRKFTTPDDFKRLAVPVFAHRVVVNARYSSTLKASEQAERIVSDIVDNVSVPS from the coding sequence ATGCCTCGGCTGCTAGAAAACGACGTAACTTCCCTTCACGAGCGTGCCCGGCGTCTTGAGGCGGCTATTCGGTCGGTGATCCGTGGCAGTGATGAGGTAGTTCGACTCGGCTTAGTCGCGGTTTTTGCTCGAGGACATCTCCTGATTGAAGGCGTTCCTGGCGTCGGCAAGACTACTTTGGGGCAGACGCTTGCCCGTTCTCTCGATTGCACATTCCAGCGCGTCCAGTTCACCAGCGACATGCTTCCCAGCGACCTGCTTGGGACATCTGTTTACTCAGCCGCCGAAGAGCGCTTCGACTTCAAACCGGGCCCCGTGTTCACCAACGTCCTCCTGGCAGACGAGATCAACCGCACCACGCCGAAAACCCAGTCTGCGCTGCTCGAAGTGATGAATGAAGGCCAGGTCACTGTCGAGGGGCAGGCGCGTGAGGTACCGCAACCCTTCCTGGTAATTGCCACGCAGAATCCGGTTGAGCATCACGGAACTTATCCTTTACCGGAGTCGCAGATGGATCGATTCCTGATGCGGGTGCAAATGATGTACCCCGCTGCGGAAAGCGAGCGTGAGATCTTGCGTGCGCAAGCGGGAGCAGCGCGTCTGAACGAAGTCAGCCCCGTGCTCACTGGCGACGACGTTATTGAAATGCAGGAGCAGGTAAAGAAAGTTCGTGTCGATGAATCGCTGGTGAACTACACGTTGGAGATCGTGAATAAGACGCGCCAATCGGAGCAGCTTTCGTTAGGCGTTTCTCCTCGCGGGTCACTCATGCTCTACCGCGCTGCCCAAGCTATGGCCTTCATCGAGGGACGAAAGTTCACCACTCCTGACGATTTCAAGCGATTGGCCGTTCCCGTCTTTGCACACCGCGTAGTTGTAAACGCGCGCTATAGCTCCACACTTAAGGCATCAGAGCAAGCAGAACGTATCGTCAGCGACATTGTCGACAACGTGTCGGTGCCTTCGTGA
- a CDS encoding redox-regulated ATPase YchF has product MKTGIIGLPQVGKTSLFKILTKAQVAERGHNPREAHLGIAKVPDERLDKLSALYNPKKLIHASVEYSDVAAIGQEALKESAYANNLRAVDALIHVLRAFDEPSIPHVAEIDPLRDARNVDFDLVVNDLGQIEKRLERLEKDLKKMKSAELEREFDLLKRAKIHVESERPLREMEMSAEDKKRIRGFMFLSQKPILYVLNVNESTTLGQDLEKAPAKYKLTEYGSRPNAGMTAICGKVEAELAEMPDEEAGEFLASYGLTESGLVRLIRKSYELLGLISFFTVGEDECRAWTIERGSRAQAAAGAIHSDLEKHFIRAETIHWDQLLDAGSESNARSRGTLRLEGKDYIVQDGDVMHIRHSA; this is encoded by the coding sequence ATGAAGACTGGCATTATCGGCCTGCCTCAGGTGGGCAAGACATCGCTGTTCAAAATCTTGACCAAAGCGCAGGTTGCCGAGCGTGGACATAATCCGCGTGAAGCTCACCTTGGCATTGCGAAAGTTCCCGACGAACGTCTAGACAAGCTTTCCGCTCTTTACAATCCCAAAAAGCTGATCCATGCGAGTGTCGAGTATTCCGACGTAGCTGCTATCGGACAGGAGGCGCTGAAGGAGTCGGCGTATGCCAACAATCTGCGAGCAGTCGACGCACTGATTCATGTGCTGCGCGCATTTGACGAGCCTTCTATCCCGCACGTCGCCGAGATAGATCCCCTGCGCGACGCTAGAAATGTCGATTTCGATTTGGTCGTCAACGATCTTGGGCAGATCGAGAAGCGCTTGGAGCGTTTAGAAAAAGATCTCAAGAAGATGAAATCGGCAGAGCTTGAGCGCGAATTCGATTTGCTCAAGCGTGCCAAGATCCATGTCGAATCGGAACGTCCATTGCGTGAGATGGAGATGTCCGCCGAGGACAAGAAGCGGATTCGCGGATTCATGTTTCTGAGCCAAAAACCGATCCTGTACGTACTCAACGTGAACGAGAGCACGACGCTCGGTCAGGATCTGGAGAAGGCGCCGGCAAAGTACAAATTGACCGAGTATGGTTCGCGGCCAAATGCCGGGATGACTGCGATCTGCGGCAAAGTTGAAGCGGAACTAGCTGAGATGCCTGACGAAGAGGCTGGCGAATTCCTCGCCAGCTACGGACTGACCGAGAGTGGATTGGTGCGCCTGATTCGTAAAAGTTATGAGTTGCTTGGCCTGATTTCGTTCTTTACCGTCGGCGAAGATGAGTGCCGCGCTTGGACAATTGAGCGAGGATCACGCGCGCAGGCCGCAGCCGGAGCGATCCATTCCGACCTTGAGAAACACTTTATCCGCGCGGAAACCATCCACTGGGATCAGCTCCTCGACGCGGGCTCAGAGTCCAATGCGCGCTCTCGCGGTACATTGCGGCTCGAAGGCAAAGACTATATCGTCCAGGACGGCGATGTGATGCACATTCGGCACAGCGCGTGA